One Danio rerio strain Tuebingen ecotype United States chromosome 9, GRCz12tu, whole genome shotgun sequence genomic region harbors:
- the akap11 gene encoding A-kinase anchor protein 11 isoform X4, translated as MDACARIRGIPIKSRATMKKETIREGSNPCLKSLLKHKKELCNVVVELHNKEPQCLSEVHYVCLPSHAEGEDFTLQALTSLSTEMMELLRSLHVHNLKDEEILLLKDPKRPFERKDSVSQACSRALCILRHSPTSQTNVCTMLGLLARYSAGIRYALELQVLHRGNSESCQAEDDDTNQSVSSIEEDFVTALEHLEEDDTGSHGHRNQRDVASQTVPSHLKDLTGSHIILSSIPKKSSRREKAQAKVSETVIKSIAFQRNSESPCVLGSPPKGRATATSLTESDDSDCSSPSPIIFLDEVGYQKSLKAKLDIPKIPVLKDGVEDSDSEVSEFFDSFDQFDELDQSFDSIVKAHKEHPGQTEKHVDKSGCKFVSRGCSTTGMNPHKFDHRTLPANVKKPTPLKPGSPYSIQSDSPESPRLARTPCEESGPLFSPVRSSAFSPLGEGGSLEYFWKGDSEGSELRKPQDLCSLYKTYSDFANSLSKEILGSVCGYSSPVDFNINKNLSCVCHKEFQNTNGHLMKLSDIQETVTITKSQSQSLKDGIQKFATDLVERSLGSALRDLQKGVSSCTTTLCHMAARLTSSVFQMAFHEIGMRHAYVLKERAINGLANFLVGEAISGALKEFLFVKKQIFNNTVTRFAADLAEELVFEGIMEVCQFSHPSTPLTPSDWSFEQEEEVVSSYASDLSESVLQEAFIELSQADVTFTTQAAISVSVDNICYVSAEDSSHITKTCSSQSSYLGSQIVTEVANQEQGGCTVKKALYCVSGMASCVPVPVAGKVISHVHSSDEPSQYKHSIDHVCQTSPKRTICCQGEAASSSSDISATTQTETSPGPARIQNASVEEIVSSPSTENDSSKPSIGKTFQNFSGNMVDTIVGEAFDLMHSSTKVKKKVEDCADFLNKTIAARISTPTHGVVKLNDVSGQKGCHQTPFHLTSKGSCDTSSRTVRPVSKLTPEVRSVARRDVLEVPSFEFHSCGGRRAAAEDSLSSNSGSKSVEIPSTPPSSPQQPSDEHSEKQIRQFSKKLKGTLAKEFSPATPPPTPYYPPVTDVKEKGSVSDKADFMLKLIRSLSEEAVSNEDEEEDQEDGPHTRNSQEKMSPSVRSRMIERSALHYAERLACHIVSMATEMDTLSLGDVKKPVGDESKDSIALHSAQFSEQTLNSLWTYAGEVAGEVINDVKRISSTHCRHKTIKRGSVYSADKHQNGEGLLGSLTCQWSSDVQASGGSSGMSSEYPSCESVTDEYAGYLIKVLKKEGGNRELILDQYATRLAYRSIKSGLAHAARKIKQRSPLRLHSSRRLHNDPSPEVSQISISMSPHTAVTDGKDGSSCESLPCACQDSQDLSSNEYVELVSFAESLAYNITCDVTRKLRMSSVRMPKSLTDSCLYRKSTVEDVPENLIKGTFSCSPLPFAEANRLYHSTSSLNDGKSNSGVMQVIEHYARKIVDDTLEMTLGPACVQAAGDRRALEPNSFTEKLAEACETCRYCQGRDCLFCSRDGRRGFQGLKIRRQQESGAVTGLDIPRIHIDLEKRTAFAEEMVSSAIEKAKKELSCTSLNADSGIGHDGASFAESLTTEIMTSALSNACQTINLGTPRKEGGNVTESTVSQQLSLSVGDDSLGSWSNLSFEEDHPDESSSFHHLSDSDCPEEKEAEAKEESAGAVRVEREHGQALLVVSTDVQGRAVDPQLMAVLQWIAASVADLSMMQLSQFAAQEVQQLPVVAQRLREREFRVGDLLQALLRYIEEEEPESGDSTHNHKSLFQWLLEHA; from the exons ATGGACGCCTGTGCACGGATCAGAGGTATCCCAATAAAGAGCCGTGCCACCATGAAGAAAGAG ACCATCCGTGAGGGCTCAAACCCGTGCCTGAAGAGTTTGTTGAAACACAAAAAGGAGCTGTGCAATGTGGTAGTGGAGCTGCATAATAAAGAACCGCAGTGTCTGTCAGAA GTACATTATGTTTGCTTACCTAGTCATGCTGAGGGAGAGGACTTCACTCTACAG GCTCTGACGTCACTTTCTACTGAAATGATGGAGTTGCTTAGGTCACTACATGTACATAATCTTAAAGATGAAGAGATTCTACTTCTCAAAGATCCTAAAAGACCTTTTGAGAGAAAAGACAGTGTTTCTCAG GCCTGTTCAAGAGCCTTGTGTATACTGAGGCATAGTCCCACCTCTCAAACTAATGTTTGCACCATGCTGGGGTTGTTGGCTCGGTACAGCGCTGGAATAAGGTATGCCCTGGAGTTACAGGTTCTGCACAGAGGCAATTCAGAATCATGTCAGGCTGAGGATGATGACACCAATCAGTCTGTCTCTTCTATCGAAGAGGACTTTGTTACAGCTCTTGAGCATCTCGAAGAAGATGACACAG GTTCTCATGGTCACAGGAACCAAAGGGATGTGGCATCCCAGACAGTCCCCTCTCATTTGAAAGACCTAACTGGATCTCACATAATTTTAAGTTCCATTCCCAAGAAGTCATCGCGCAGAGAAAAGGCTCAGGCAAAAGTGTCAGAAACCGTTATAAAGTCAATAGCATTTCAAAGAAATTCAGAGAGCCCATGTGTACTTGGCAGTCCGCCAAAAGGACGTGCTACTGCCACGTCCCTTACTGAGTCAGATGATTCAGATTGCTCAAGTCCCAGCCCAATTATATTCTTGGATGAAGTTGGATATCAGAAGAGTCTAAAAGCAAAACTTGACATCCCCAAGATCCCTGTTTTAAAGGATGGAGTAGAAGACTCTGACTCAGAAGTTAGTGAATTTTTCGACAGCTTTGATCAGTTTGATGAACTAGACCAGTCTTTTGATTCCATTGTCAAGGCTCATAAAGAACACCCTGGTCAAACAGAGAAGCATGTTGACAAGTCTGGATGTAAATTCGTATCAAGGGGGTGCTCAACCACAGGAATGAACCCTCACAAGTTTGATCATAGGACTCTTCCAGCCAATGTCAAGAAACCAACCCCACTTAAACCAGGATCACCCTATAGTATTCAGTCTGACTCACCAGAATCCCCACGGCTGGCAAGGACTCCCTGCGAGGAAAGCGGGCCACTCTTCAGCCCAGTTCGTTCATCTGCATTTAGCCCACTGGGAGAAGGAGGGTCCTTAGAGTATTTTTGGAAGGGGGACAGTGAGGGTTCAGAATTACGTAAACCACAGGACCTTTGCTCGCTGTACAAAACGTACTCTGATTTTGCCAACAGTTTGTCAAAAGAAATCCTTGGATCAGTTTGTGGGTACTCCTCCCCTGTtgattttaacattaataaaaaccTGAGCTGTGTGTGTCATAAGGAGTTCCAAAATACTAATGGACATCTCATGAAGCTTTCAGACATCCAGGAGACAGTCACCATCACCAAATCCCAGTCACAGTCTCTTAAGGATGGGATTCAGAAATTTGCTACAGACTTGGTTGAAAGGAGCCTTGGCAGTGCCTTAAGGGACTTGCAGAAAGGTGTGTCCTCCTGTACCACTACGCTTTGCCATATGGCTGCAAGGTTGACTTCTTCAGTTTTTCAAATGGCCTTTCATGAGATAGGTATGCGCCATGCATATGTGTTAAAAGAGCGTGCCATAAATGGTCTAGCCAATTTCTTAGTAGGGGAGGCAATTTCTGGAGCCCTCAAAGAGTTCTTGTTTGTGAAAAAGCAGATTTTTAATAACACTGTCACACGATTTGCTGCAGATCTGGCCGAGGAATTAGTGTTTGAAGGAATTATGGAGGTATGCCAGTTTTCACATCCCTCAACACCACTCACACCAAGTGACTGGTCATTTGAGCAAGAGGAGGAAGTGGTTTCATCCTATGCCTCCGATCTCTCTGAGTCTGTTTTGCAAGAGGCTTTTATAGAGCTCTCTCAAGCTGATGTGACTTTTACTACACAGGCAGCTATCAGTGTGTCAGTAGACAACATTTGCTATGTGAGTGCTGAAGATAGTTCTCATATTACAAAAACCTGCAGTTCTCAATCTAGCTATCTTGGATCACAGATTGTCACAGAGGTTGCAAATCAAGAGCAGGGTGGTTGCACAGTTAAGAAAGCCTTGTATTGTGTGTCAGGTATGGCCAGTTGTGTTCCAGTTCCTGTGGCTGGCAAGGTCATATCTCATGTACACAGCTCAGATGAACCTTCTCAGTATAAACACAGTATTGATCATGTATGTCAGACCAGCCCTAAAAGAACCATATGTTGCCAAGGGGAGGCAGCATCCTCAAGCTCAGATATCTCTGCTACAACTCAGACTGAAACTTCCCCAGGTCCTGCAAGAATCCAAAATGCCAGTGTTGAGGAAATTGTTAGCAGTCCATCCACTGAAAATGATTCCAGCAAACCCTCAATTGGAAAGACTTTTCAAAACTTCTCTGGGAATATGGTGGACACAATAGTAGGTGAGGCATTCGATCTTATGCATTCCTCAAcaaaagtgaaaaagaaagttgaggactGTGCAGACTTTTTGAACAAAACAATAGCAGCTCGTATATCCACTCCAACCCATGGAGTTGTCAAATTAAATGATGTATCAGGTCAAAAAGGTTGCCATCAGACTCCCTTTCACTTGACATCAAAAGGCTCTTGTGACACATCCTCGAGAACTGTTCGTCCGGTCTCCAAGCTTACCCCAGAGGTCCGCTCTGTAGCGAGAAGGGACGTATTGGAGGTGCCAAGTTTTGAGTTTCACTCATGTGGTGGTAGAAGAGCAGCTGCTGAAGACTCATTAAGCAGCAACTCTGGATCAAAATCAGTTGAAATCCCAAGCACTCCACCCTCGAGTCCTCAACAGCCATCTGATGAGCACAGTGAGAAACAGATTAGACAGTTCTCAAAGAAGCTCAAAGGAACACTTGCAAAAGAATTTTCTCCTGCAACTCCTCCACCCACCCCGTATTACCCGCCTGTTACAGATGTCAAAGAAAAAGGTTCTGTTTCTGACAAGGCTGATTTCATGCTGAAACTCATTAGGTCTCTCTCTGAAGAAGCAGTCAGTAATGAAGATGAGGAGGAAGACCAAGAAGATGGTCCTCACACTAGAAACTCCCAGGAAAAGATGAGTCCCAGTGTCAGGAGTAGAATGATTGAGAGGAGTGCCCTCCATTATGCAGAGCGTTTAGCATGCCACATTGTGTCCATGGCAACTGAGATGGACACACTCAGCCTCGGAGATGTGAAAAAGCCTGTGGGTGATGAGAGCAAAGACAGTATTGCCTTGCATAGTGCACAGTTTTCAGAGCAGACTTTGAATTCTTTGTGGACGTATGCTGGAGAAGTGGCTGGAGAAGTCATCAATGATGTCAAAAGGATAAGTTCAACCCATTGTCGTCACAAAACGATAAAAAGAGGATCTGTGTATTCTGCAgacaagcatcagaatggagaaggcCTTTTAGGAAGTTTGACTTGTCAATGGTCTAGTGATGTTCAAGCAAGTGGCGGTTCAAGTGGAATGTCATCAGAATATCCGAGTTGTGAGAGTGTGACTGACGAATATGCAGGTTACCTCATTAAGGTGCTCAAGAAGGAGGGAGGCAACAGAGAGCTTATATTGGATCAGTATGCCACACGTTTGGCATATCGATCAATTAAGTCTGGCTTGGCTCATGCAGCAAGGAAAATAAAGCAGAGGTCTCCTTTGAGGCTTCACTCCTCTCGTCGATTACACAATGATCCCAGTCCTGAGGTTTCTCAGATTTCCATATCTATGTCACCCCACACTGCAGTAACTGATGGCAAAGATGGGTCCTCCTGTGAATCTCTGCCATGTGCCTGTCAAGATAGTCAAGACTTGAGCAGTAACGAATATGTTGAACTTGTGAGCTTTGCAGAGTCGCTGGCCTACAACATCACATGTGATGTCACGAGAAAGCTGAGAATGTCGTCAGTTAGAATGCCTAAATCGCTCACTGATTCTTGCCTCTACAGGAAATCTACTGTTGAGGACGTGCCTGAAAATCTCATCAAGGGTACATTTTCATGCTCCCCTTTACCTTTCGCTGAAGCAAACAGGCTGTATCACAGTACGAGCAGTTTGAATGATGGTAAAAGCAACAGCGGTGTCATGCAAGTGATTGAACATTATGCCAGGAAAATTGTTGATGACACTTTGGAAATGACACTGGGGCCGGCATGTGTTCAGGCAGCGGGGGACAGGAGAGCACTTGAACCCAATTCCTTTACAGAAAAACTGGCTGAGGCATGTGAAACCTGTCGATATTGCCAAGGTCGAGATTGCTTGTTTTGCAGTCGAGATGGACGTCGCGGTTTTCAGGGTCTGAAAATAAGAAGGCAACAAGAGTCTGGTGCAGTGACTGGTTTGGATATTCCTAGAATTCACATTGATTTGGAGAAAAGAACTGCTTTTGCTGAAGAAATGGTATCCAGTGCTATTGAGAAAGCCAAGAAGGAACTGAGCTGCACCAGCCTGAATGCTGACAGTGGGATTGGTCATGATGGCGCAAGCTTTGCAGAAAGTCTCACCACAGAGATTATGACATCCGCATTGTCCAATGCCTGCCAAACCATCAATCTCGG GACTCCTAGAAAAGAGGGTGGCAATGTGACGGAGTCAACAGTGAGTCAGCAGCTCAGTTTGAGTGTTGGAGATGATAGTCTTGGGAGCTGGTCCAATCTGAGTTTTGAAGAAGACCACCCAGATGAGAGCAGTAGCTTTCACCATCTAAGTGACAG CGACTGCCCTGAAGAGAAGGAAGCAGAAGCCAAAGAGGAATCAGCCG
- the akap11 gene encoding A-kinase anchor protein 11 isoform X1 → MDACARIRGIPIKSRATMKKETIREGSNPCLKSLLKHKKELCNVVVELHNKEPQCLSEVHYVCLPSHAEGEDFTLQALTSLSTEMMELLRSLHVHNLKDEEILLLKDPKRPFERKDSVSQACSRALCILRHSPTSQTNVCTMLGLLARYSAGIRYALELQVLHRGNSESCQAEDDDTNQSVSSIEEDFVTALEHLEEDDTGSHGHRNQRDVASQTVPSHLKDLTGSHIILSSIPKKSSRREKAQAKVSETVIKSIAFQRNSESPCVLGSPPKGRATATSLTESDDSDCSSPSPIIFLDEVGYQKSLKAKLDIPKIPVLKDGVEDSDSEVSEFFDSFDQFDELDQSFDSIVKAHKEHPGQTEKHVDKSGCKFVSRGCSTTGMNPHKFDHRTLPANVKKPTPLKPGSPYSIQSDSPESPRLARTPCEESGPLFSPVRSSAFSPLGEGGSLEYFWKGDSEGSELRKPQDLCSLYKTYSDFANSLSKEILGSVCGYSSPVDFNINKNLSCVCHKEFQNTNGHLMKLSDIQETVTITKSQSQSLKDGIQKFATDLVERSLGSALRDLQKGVSSCTTTLCHMAARLTSSVFQMAFHEIGMRHAYVLKERAINGLANFLVGEAISGALKEFLFVKKQIFNNTVTRFAADLAEELVFEGIMEVCQFSHPSTPLTPSDWSFEQEEEVVSSYASDLSESVLQEAFIELSQADVTFTTQAAISVSVDNICYVSAEDSSHITKTCSSQSSYLGSQIVTEVANQEQGGCTVKKALYCVSGMASCVPVPVAGKVISHVHSSDEPSQYKHSIDHVCQTSPKRTICCQGEAASSSSDISATTQTETSPGPARIQNASVEEIVSSPSTENDSSKPSIGKTFQNFSGNMVDTIVGEAFDLMHSSTKVKKKVEDCADFLNKTIAARISTPTHGVVKLNDVSGQKGCHQTPFHLTSKGSCDTSSRTVRPVSKLTPEVRSVARRDVLEVPSFEFHSCGGRRAAAEDSLSSNSGSKSVEIPSTPPSSPQQPSDEHSEKQIRQFSKKLKGTLAKEFSPATPPPTPYYPPVTDVKEKGSVSDKADFMLKLIRSLSEEAVSNEDEEEDQEDGPHTRNSQEKMSPSVRSRMIERSALHYAERLACHIVSMATEMDTLSLGDVKKPVGDESKDSIALHSAQFSEQTLNSLWTYAGEVAGEVINDVKRISSTHCRHKTIKRGSVYSADKHQNGEGLLGSLTCQWSSDVQASGGSSGMSSEYPSCESVTDEYAGYLIKVLKKEGGNRELILDQYATRLAYRSIKSGLAHAARKIKQRSPLRLHSSRRLHNDPSPEVSQISISMSPHTAVTDGKDGSSCESLPCACQDSQDLSSNEYVELVSFAESLAYNITCDVTRKLRMSSVRMPKSLTDSCLYRKSTVEDVPENLIKGTFSCSPLPFAEANRLYHSTSSLNDGKSNSGVMQVIEHYARKIVDDTLEMTLGPACVQAAGDRRALEPNSFTEKLAEACETCRYCQGRDCLFCSRDGRRGFQGLKIRRQQESGAVTGLDIPRIHIDLEKRTAFAEEMVSSAIEKAKKELSCTSLNADSGIGHDGASFAESLTTEIMTSALSNACQTINLGTPRKEGGNVTESTVSQQLSLSVGDDSLGSWSNLSFEEDHPDESSSFHHLSDSVCVFLSPSSNGNSSSWSSLGLEGEVYEEHLSFSPSDSDCPEEKEAEAKEESAGAVRVEREHGQALLVVSTDVQGRAVDPQLMAVLQWIAASVADLSMMQLSQFAAQEVQQLPVVAQRLREREFRVGDLLQALLRYIEEEEPESGDSTHNHKSLFQWLLEHA, encoded by the exons ATGGACGCCTGTGCACGGATCAGAGGTATCCCAATAAAGAGCCGTGCCACCATGAAGAAAGAG ACCATCCGTGAGGGCTCAAACCCGTGCCTGAAGAGTTTGTTGAAACACAAAAAGGAGCTGTGCAATGTGGTAGTGGAGCTGCATAATAAAGAACCGCAGTGTCTGTCAGAA GTACATTATGTTTGCTTACCTAGTCATGCTGAGGGAGAGGACTTCACTCTACAG GCTCTGACGTCACTTTCTACTGAAATGATGGAGTTGCTTAGGTCACTACATGTACATAATCTTAAAGATGAAGAGATTCTACTTCTCAAAGATCCTAAAAGACCTTTTGAGAGAAAAGACAGTGTTTCTCAG GCCTGTTCAAGAGCCTTGTGTATACTGAGGCATAGTCCCACCTCTCAAACTAATGTTTGCACCATGCTGGGGTTGTTGGCTCGGTACAGCGCTGGAATAAGGTATGCCCTGGAGTTACAGGTTCTGCACAGAGGCAATTCAGAATCATGTCAGGCTGAGGATGATGACACCAATCAGTCTGTCTCTTCTATCGAAGAGGACTTTGTTACAGCTCTTGAGCATCTCGAAGAAGATGACACAG GTTCTCATGGTCACAGGAACCAAAGGGATGTGGCATCCCAGACAGTCCCCTCTCATTTGAAAGACCTAACTGGATCTCACATAATTTTAAGTTCCATTCCCAAGAAGTCATCGCGCAGAGAAAAGGCTCAGGCAAAAGTGTCAGAAACCGTTATAAAGTCAATAGCATTTCAAAGAAATTCAGAGAGCCCATGTGTACTTGGCAGTCCGCCAAAAGGACGTGCTACTGCCACGTCCCTTACTGAGTCAGATGATTCAGATTGCTCAAGTCCCAGCCCAATTATATTCTTGGATGAAGTTGGATATCAGAAGAGTCTAAAAGCAAAACTTGACATCCCCAAGATCCCTGTTTTAAAGGATGGAGTAGAAGACTCTGACTCAGAAGTTAGTGAATTTTTCGACAGCTTTGATCAGTTTGATGAACTAGACCAGTCTTTTGATTCCATTGTCAAGGCTCATAAAGAACACCCTGGTCAAACAGAGAAGCATGTTGACAAGTCTGGATGTAAATTCGTATCAAGGGGGTGCTCAACCACAGGAATGAACCCTCACAAGTTTGATCATAGGACTCTTCCAGCCAATGTCAAGAAACCAACCCCACTTAAACCAGGATCACCCTATAGTATTCAGTCTGACTCACCAGAATCCCCACGGCTGGCAAGGACTCCCTGCGAGGAAAGCGGGCCACTCTTCAGCCCAGTTCGTTCATCTGCATTTAGCCCACTGGGAGAAGGAGGGTCCTTAGAGTATTTTTGGAAGGGGGACAGTGAGGGTTCAGAATTACGTAAACCACAGGACCTTTGCTCGCTGTACAAAACGTACTCTGATTTTGCCAACAGTTTGTCAAAAGAAATCCTTGGATCAGTTTGTGGGTACTCCTCCCCTGTtgattttaacattaataaaaaccTGAGCTGTGTGTGTCATAAGGAGTTCCAAAATACTAATGGACATCTCATGAAGCTTTCAGACATCCAGGAGACAGTCACCATCACCAAATCCCAGTCACAGTCTCTTAAGGATGGGATTCAGAAATTTGCTACAGACTTGGTTGAAAGGAGCCTTGGCAGTGCCTTAAGGGACTTGCAGAAAGGTGTGTCCTCCTGTACCACTACGCTTTGCCATATGGCTGCAAGGTTGACTTCTTCAGTTTTTCAAATGGCCTTTCATGAGATAGGTATGCGCCATGCATATGTGTTAAAAGAGCGTGCCATAAATGGTCTAGCCAATTTCTTAGTAGGGGAGGCAATTTCTGGAGCCCTCAAAGAGTTCTTGTTTGTGAAAAAGCAGATTTTTAATAACACTGTCACACGATTTGCTGCAGATCTGGCCGAGGAATTAGTGTTTGAAGGAATTATGGAGGTATGCCAGTTTTCACATCCCTCAACACCACTCACACCAAGTGACTGGTCATTTGAGCAAGAGGAGGAAGTGGTTTCATCCTATGCCTCCGATCTCTCTGAGTCTGTTTTGCAAGAGGCTTTTATAGAGCTCTCTCAAGCTGATGTGACTTTTACTACACAGGCAGCTATCAGTGTGTCAGTAGACAACATTTGCTATGTGAGTGCTGAAGATAGTTCTCATATTACAAAAACCTGCAGTTCTCAATCTAGCTATCTTGGATCACAGATTGTCACAGAGGTTGCAAATCAAGAGCAGGGTGGTTGCACAGTTAAGAAAGCCTTGTATTGTGTGTCAGGTATGGCCAGTTGTGTTCCAGTTCCTGTGGCTGGCAAGGTCATATCTCATGTACACAGCTCAGATGAACCTTCTCAGTATAAACACAGTATTGATCATGTATGTCAGACCAGCCCTAAAAGAACCATATGTTGCCAAGGGGAGGCAGCATCCTCAAGCTCAGATATCTCTGCTACAACTCAGACTGAAACTTCCCCAGGTCCTGCAAGAATCCAAAATGCCAGTGTTGAGGAAATTGTTAGCAGTCCATCCACTGAAAATGATTCCAGCAAACCCTCAATTGGAAAGACTTTTCAAAACTTCTCTGGGAATATGGTGGACACAATAGTAGGTGAGGCATTCGATCTTATGCATTCCTCAAcaaaagtgaaaaagaaagttgaggactGTGCAGACTTTTTGAACAAAACAATAGCAGCTCGTATATCCACTCCAACCCATGGAGTTGTCAAATTAAATGATGTATCAGGTCAAAAAGGTTGCCATCAGACTCCCTTTCACTTGACATCAAAAGGCTCTTGTGACACATCCTCGAGAACTGTTCGTCCGGTCTCCAAGCTTACCCCAGAGGTCCGCTCTGTAGCGAGAAGGGACGTATTGGAGGTGCCAAGTTTTGAGTTTCACTCATGTGGTGGTAGAAGAGCAGCTGCTGAAGACTCATTAAGCAGCAACTCTGGATCAAAATCAGTTGAAATCCCAAGCACTCCACCCTCGAGTCCTCAACAGCCATCTGATGAGCACAGTGAGAAACAGATTAGACAGTTCTCAAAGAAGCTCAAAGGAACACTTGCAAAAGAATTTTCTCCTGCAACTCCTCCACCCACCCCGTATTACCCGCCTGTTACAGATGTCAAAGAAAAAGGTTCTGTTTCTGACAAGGCTGATTTCATGCTGAAACTCATTAGGTCTCTCTCTGAAGAAGCAGTCAGTAATGAAGATGAGGAGGAAGACCAAGAAGATGGTCCTCACACTAGAAACTCCCAGGAAAAGATGAGTCCCAGTGTCAGGAGTAGAATGATTGAGAGGAGTGCCCTCCATTATGCAGAGCGTTTAGCATGCCACATTGTGTCCATGGCAACTGAGATGGACACACTCAGCCTCGGAGATGTGAAAAAGCCTGTGGGTGATGAGAGCAAAGACAGTATTGCCTTGCATAGTGCACAGTTTTCAGAGCAGACTTTGAATTCTTTGTGGACGTATGCTGGAGAAGTGGCTGGAGAAGTCATCAATGATGTCAAAAGGATAAGTTCAACCCATTGTCGTCACAAAACGATAAAAAGAGGATCTGTGTATTCTGCAgacaagcatcagaatggagaaggcCTTTTAGGAAGTTTGACTTGTCAATGGTCTAGTGATGTTCAAGCAAGTGGCGGTTCAAGTGGAATGTCATCAGAATATCCGAGTTGTGAGAGTGTGACTGACGAATATGCAGGTTACCTCATTAAGGTGCTCAAGAAGGAGGGAGGCAACAGAGAGCTTATATTGGATCAGTATGCCACACGTTTGGCATATCGATCAATTAAGTCTGGCTTGGCTCATGCAGCAAGGAAAATAAAGCAGAGGTCTCCTTTGAGGCTTCACTCCTCTCGTCGATTACACAATGATCCCAGTCCTGAGGTTTCTCAGATTTCCATATCTATGTCACCCCACACTGCAGTAACTGATGGCAAAGATGGGTCCTCCTGTGAATCTCTGCCATGTGCCTGTCAAGATAGTCAAGACTTGAGCAGTAACGAATATGTTGAACTTGTGAGCTTTGCAGAGTCGCTGGCCTACAACATCACATGTGATGTCACGAGAAAGCTGAGAATGTCGTCAGTTAGAATGCCTAAATCGCTCACTGATTCTTGCCTCTACAGGAAATCTACTGTTGAGGACGTGCCTGAAAATCTCATCAAGGGTACATTTTCATGCTCCCCTTTACCTTTCGCTGAAGCAAACAGGCTGTATCACAGTACGAGCAGTTTGAATGATGGTAAAAGCAACAGCGGTGTCATGCAAGTGATTGAACATTATGCCAGGAAAATTGTTGATGACACTTTGGAAATGACACTGGGGCCGGCATGTGTTCAGGCAGCGGGGGACAGGAGAGCACTTGAACCCAATTCCTTTACAGAAAAACTGGCTGAGGCATGTGAAACCTGTCGATATTGCCAAGGTCGAGATTGCTTGTTTTGCAGTCGAGATGGACGTCGCGGTTTTCAGGGTCTGAAAATAAGAAGGCAACAAGAGTCTGGTGCAGTGACTGGTTTGGATATTCCTAGAATTCACATTGATTTGGAGAAAAGAACTGCTTTTGCTGAAGAAATGGTATCCAGTGCTATTGAGAAAGCCAAGAAGGAACTGAGCTGCACCAGCCTGAATGCTGACAGTGGGATTGGTCATGATGGCGCAAGCTTTGCAGAAAGTCTCACCACAGAGATTATGACATCCGCATTGTCCAATGCCTGCCAAACCATCAATCTCGG GACTCCTAGAAAAGAGGGTGGCAATGTGACGGAGTCAACAGTGAGTCAGCAGCTCAGTTTGAGTGTTGGAGATGATAGTCTTGGGAGCTGGTCCAATCTGAGTTTTGAAGAAGACCACCCAGATGAGAGCAGTAGCTTTCACCATCTAAGTGACAG tgtttgtgtttttctctccCCCAGCAGTAATGGAAACAGCAGTAGCTGGAGCAGTCTGGGTTTAGAAGGCGAGGTTTATGAGGAACATTTGTCCTTTTCTCCATCAGACAG CGACTGCCCTGAAGAGAAGGAAGCAGAAGCCAAAGAGGAATCAGCCG